GAACGCGCAGTCACCCCTTCACGATCGCTCCCGGTTCCGTACCGCTGGCTCGTCTGAAAGGAATCCGCAAATGAAAGCTCAAGCACTGGCTTTGTTGCTGGCTTGGAACAGCTTGTTTTTCTCACCCGCAAGAACTGTTGCCCAAGAACCGGTGGACGCCGCCATCAACGCCAAAATCCGCGACGAAGGTTTGCACCGCTCGCAAGTCGCCGAGACTTTTAGCTACTTCACCGAAAACATCGGCCCGCGTTTGACGGCCACGCCCGCGTTCAAAGCCGCCGCCGATTACGCGCAAGCCAAGCTGAAAGCCTGGGGCCTCGCCAATCCGCGCCAGGAAGCCTGGGAATTCGGGCGCGGCTGGACGCTCGACAAATTCTCTATCGAAATGGTCGAGCCGCGCTATATGCCGCTGATCGGTTATCCCGAAGCGTGGTCGGCTTCGACAGCGAGTGAAATAACGGCCGCGCCGATCTTTCTGGGTGACAAAAAGCAGGACGACGTCGAGCAGATGCGCGGCCAACTCAAAGGCGCAATTGTGCTGAGTCAGCCGCTTCAGACTTCGTTTGAACGCGCCGACCGCCCGCAACCGACTTCCTTCGATCATCCCGTTGCCATCGGACAACCGCGCCCCCCAGCCGGTTCCGCTCCCTTCATCACGCCGCAAAACATGGCGAAGCTGTTGCGCGAAACCGGCGCGGGCGTCGTCTTGCGCCCCAATCGCGGCGAACACGGGACGCTGTTTGTGCTGGGCCGCGACAACGGCGAGAACGCACTGCCCAGCGTCGTGCTGAGCGCCGAGCATTACAACATGATTGCGCGGATGCTTCAGCGCGGTATGGCCATCAAGCTGCGCGTCAATGTCCAAACGCGCTTTTTGACCACAGACAAGAACGGTTACAACGTGCTGGCCGAATT
The DNA window shown above is from Acidobacteriota bacterium and carries:
- a CDS encoding M20/M25/M40 family metallo-hydrolase, whose protein sequence is MKAQALALLLAWNSLFFSPARTVAQEPVDAAINAKIRDEGLHRSQVAETFSYFTENIGPRLTATPAFKAAADYAQAKLKAWGLANPRQEAWEFGRGWTLDKFSIEMVEPRYMPLIGYPEAWSASTASEITAAPIFLGDKKQDDVEQMRGQLKGAIVLSQPLQTSFERADRPQPTSFDHPVAIGQPRPPAGSAPFITPQNMAKLLRETGAGVVLRPNRGEHGTLFVLGRDNGENALPSVVLSAEHYNMIARMLQRGMAIKLRVNVQTRFLTTDKNGYNVLAELPGTDPALRDEVVMIGGHLDSWHSSTGATDNADGAAVVMEAMRILKAIGARPKRTIRAALWGGEEEGLLGSAKYVEKYLKGDANQAAREKFNAYFNLDPGTGPIYGWYLENNAAVKPIFDAWLEPFKDLGARRNIAQGIGNTDHLSFTRAGLAGFNPVQDYVDYDTRTHHTNMDTYERVKADDLKQCAIVLASFAYHAAVRAEKLPLGASK